The following proteins are encoded in a genomic region of Arcobacter suis CECT 7833:
- a CDS encoding P-loop NTPase family protein translates to MIIIPQTKGGVGKSTVAMQVIAPYLYKKHGKKITYIEIDDENNDSKSFTRTEIVNKKMLGTNRLNELDELILMDDNHEVIVDVGGNKTSSLVLDEIKKVGSFGNVKWIIPLGDGELDGKNAIATMKKIRKIEKNPEDNIIFALNRAISMDEDYYNEQFINFFGHKYLESNSVICDFVKDPKYFPVKNDKVITMSRYLGSTVWEMAYNNTDFAAKAIQAKEVGDIESARKYLFFRRIQTEAKDYVLNTLNKIFCDLDRWIEIKK, encoded by the coding sequence ATGATTATAATTCCACAAACAAAAGGTGGTGTAGGTAAATCTACAGTTGCTATGCAGGTTATTGCTCCATATTTGTATAAAAAACATGGCAAAAAAATCACTTATATTGAAATAGATGATGAAAATAACGACTCAAAATCATTTACAAGAACAGAAATTGTAAATAAAAAGATGTTAGGAACAAATAGATTAAATGAACTTGATGAACTCATTTTAATGGATGATAATCATGAAGTAATCGTTGATGTTGGTGGAAATAAAACTTCATCTTTAGTTCTTGATGAGATTAAAAAAGTTGGTTCTTTTGGAAATGTTAAATGGATTATTCCTTTAGGTGATGGTGAACTTGATGGAAAAAATGCAATAGCAACCATGAAAAAAATCAGAAAAATAGAAAAAAATCCAGAAGATAATATAATTTTTGCCCTAAATAGAGCTATTTCGATGGATGAAGATTATTATAATGAACAATTTATTAATTTTTTTGGACATAAATATTTAGAATCAAACTCTGTAATTTGTGATTTCGTAAAAGATCCAAAATATTTTCCAGTTAAAAACGATAAAGTAATCACAATGAGTAGATATTTGGGTTCAACAGTTTGGGAAATGGCTTATAACAATACAGATTTTGCTGCAAAAGCTATTCAAGCAAAAGAAGTGGGCGATATTGAAAGTGCTAGAAAATATCTATTTTTTAGAAGAATTCAAACAGAAGCAAAAGATTATGTATTAAACACTTTAAATAAAATCTTTTGTGATTTAGATAGATGGATTGAAATTAAAAAATGA
- the ubiE gene encoding bifunctional demethylmenaquinone methyltransferase/2-methoxy-6-polyprenyl-1,4-benzoquinol methylase UbiE gives MEKQEKIVSMFNDIAGTYDVANRVLSMGIDKSWRNKACNLAFNLYGKKAIEKIVDVACGTGDMILFWKKVANENSINLQNIVGVDPSVGMMEVGKKKLPEVEFIEAGAASMPLENDSADIISISYGIRNVVQRQEAFDEFARVLKKDGLVVINEFTKNKKEKLLDHLTDFYMNKILPVLGGLISKNKEAYTYLPNSIDEFLTTENLCKELKLSGLEPIHVKAFSMNISTLIIARKI, from the coding sequence ATGGAAAAACAAGAAAAAATTGTATCAATGTTCAATGATATTGCAGGAACTTATGATGTAGCAAATAGGGTTTTATCAATGGGAATTGATAAGTCTTGGAGAAATAAGGCTTGTAATTTAGCATTTAATCTTTATGGTAAAAAAGCTATTGAAAAAATTGTAGATGTAGCTTGTGGAACTGGAGATATGATTTTATTTTGGAAAAAAGTTGCAAATGAAAATTCAATAAATTTACAAAATATTGTAGGAGTAGATCCTAGTGTTGGAATGATGGAAGTGGGAAAAAAGAAACTTCCTGAAGTTGAGTTTATTGAAGCTGGAGCTGCATCTATGCCTCTTGAAAATGATAGTGCTGATATTATTTCTATTTCATATGGAATTAGAAACGTAGTTCAAAGACAAGAAGCTTTTGATGAGTTTGCAAGGGTTCTGAAAAAAGATGGTCTAGTTGTAATTAATGAATTTACAAAAAATAAAAAAGAAAAATTACTTGATCATTTAACTGATTTTTATATGAATAAAATATTACCAGTTTTAGGTGGATTAATTTCAAAAAATAAAGAAGCATATACATATTTACCAAACTCAATTGATGAATTTTTAACAACTGAAAATTTATGTAAAGAGTTAAAACTTTCTGGTCTTGAGCCAATTCATGTGAAAGCATTTTCTATGAATATTTCTACTTTAATAATCGCTAGAAAAATATAA
- the xseA gene encoding exodeoxyribonuclease VII large subunit, producing the protein MNKAISVSTLNVQIKSLLETTFIQIYVEGEISNITHHSSGHIYFSIKDESSTLSCVMFKGNTKYLKFQLENGQKVVINGNITVYAPRGNYQLLCNKIEPSGQGALAFAFEQLKNKLEAKGYFDGNYKQPLPKYPKKIAIVTSPTGAAIEDMKKVATHRWPLVEFILVPTLVQGEGSAFDIANSIKYADKLHCDIMIVGRGGGSIEDLWAFNEEIVANAIYEAKTPIISAVGHEVDYLISDFVADIRAATPSNAIEIALPDINEHRIYLDSLENEYNNRLKNILFNKQQELSNMKRLFEQNSIETKFNYIQTEINLLKSSFKTDLSQKILSSSNELNLLKNSFKNSFSAVLLKTQNQIDLLKSNFELNHPDKKDKNGFVQISKDNKIISLEDLKIGDKIQLQTPKYIANCILNEIRKQ; encoded by the coding sequence ATGAATAAAGCAATCTCAGTATCAACTTTAAATGTTCAAATAAAATCACTTTTAGAAACTACTTTTATCCAAATTTATGTGGAAGGAGAAATTTCAAATATTACCCATCATAGTTCAGGACATATCTACTTTTCAATAAAAGATGAGAGTTCAACACTTTCATGTGTTATGTTCAAAGGTAATACAAAATACTTGAAATTTCAACTTGAAAATGGTCAAAAAGTAGTAATCAATGGAAATATTACAGTTTATGCTCCAAGGGGGAATTATCAACTTTTATGCAATAAAATTGAACCCTCAGGACAAGGAGCTTTAGCATTTGCTTTTGAACAATTAAAAAATAAACTTGAAGCAAAAGGTTATTTTGATGGAAATTATAAGCAACCACTTCCAAAATATCCAAAAAAAATAGCAATAGTTACTTCACCAACTGGTGCAGCAATTGAAGATATGAAAAAAGTAGCAACTCATAGATGGCCATTGGTAGAATTTATTTTAGTTCCAACTTTGGTTCAAGGCGAAGGTTCTGCTTTTGATATAGCAAACTCTATAAAATATGCTGATAAATTACACTGTGATATTATGATTGTAGGTCGAGGTGGTGGAAGTATTGAAGATTTATGGGCATTTAATGAGGAAATTGTAGCAAATGCTATTTATGAAGCAAAAACTCCAATTATTTCAGCTGTTGGACATGAAGTTGATTATCTGATTTCTGATTTTGTGGCTGATATTCGAGCTGCAACTCCTTCAAATGCAATTGAAATTGCATTACCTGATATAAATGAACATAGAATTTATTTAGATTCTCTTGAAAATGAATACAATAATAGATTGAAAAATATATTATTTAACAAACAACAAGAGTTATCAAATATGAAAAGATTGTTTGAACAAAACTCTATTGAAACAAAATTTAACTATATTCAAACAGAGATAAATCTTTTAAAATCTTCATTTAAAACTGATTTATCACAGAAAATATTAAGTTCTTCAAATGAACTAAATTTATTAAAGAATAGTTTTAAAAATAGTTTTTCAGCAGTTTTATTGAAAACTCAAAATCAAATAGATTTATTAAAATCAAATTTTGAATTAAATCATCCCGATAAAAAAGATAAAAATGGTTTTGTACAAATTTCTAAGGATAATAAAATAATTTCTTTAGAAGATTTAAAAATAGGGGATAAAATTCAACTACAAACACCTAAATATATTGCGAACTGTATTTTAAATGAAATTAGAAAACAATAA
- a CDS encoding chemotaxis protein CheW produces the protein MEDNERKVIDYANTSEFMTFELGAMKYAIELPKIREILTYPDNITPLPNTSKWVKGLISLRGEVVPILDVRLKFNTGPGTYDENTSVIAVITEDKRIIGIVVDLVDDVQRLDTSMLAAVSEMGSAIPSKYLKGYIRLANNQMLVVMDIERVVAKDELRD, from the coding sequence ATGGAAGATAATGAAAGAAAAGTTATAGATTATGCAAATACTAGTGAGTTTATGACATTTGAGCTGGGTGCAATGAAGTATGCTATTGAATTACCAAAAATTAGAGAGATTCTAACTTATCCAGATAATATTACTCCTTTACCAAATACTTCAAAATGGGTAAAAGGTTTGATTAGTTTAAGAGGGGAAGTTGTTCCAATTTTAGATGTTAGACTTAAATTTAACACAGGTCCTGGAACTTATGATGAAAATACATCAGTAATCGCTGTTATCACTGAAGATAAAAGAATTATAGGAATTGTTGTAGATTTAGTTGATGATGTACAAAGACTTGATACAAGTATGTTAGCAGCTGTTTCTGAAATGGGTTCTGCAATACCTTCAAAATATTTAAAAGGTTATATAAGACTTGCAAATAACCAAATGCTTGTTGTTATGGATATTGAAAGAGTTGTTGCAAAAGACGAATTAAGAGATTAA
- a CDS encoding response regulator, whose translation MSIDKSLLKKFTLLYVEDDDVIRVELSQLLANFFSMVHVAKNGKEGLRTFLENQDEIDLILTDLNMPELSGIEMIKKIRTLDNKIPIIFATAHSDSEFLAEAIKLRVQEYIVKPIDVRYLLSLCNDIVSNLYQESLLKQQREELEKYKEIINSNNIVIKTDTHLNITYVNELFCQISGFESDDLIGKELKYLKYQDMASDIYTNLYANILNNKPWQGKLKNIKKDGTAFTTDAFVIPNLDETGEMTGAISIQRDITEELNKKREIVLALMKEKSDIFIRSKEGNLEQNQIINDLKHKLEKTQFELEQSLKNIDKYIYSNEKFRLENKNFKTELGLYKKNTNSNVAFKFSKENSDLRLENKKIKDKLAQLELDSEKLISQQRVNYETRIGELEDKINDLTEKIDSIQTDEILLQKLEYWKEKAKQETVKIENLEKQIIAHGDKNFMSKIFG comes from the coding sequence ATGAGTATAGATAAAAGTTTGTTAAAGAAATTTACCCTTTTGTATGTTGAAGATGATGATGTAATTAGAGTTGAACTATCACAGTTATTAGCAAATTTCTTTTCTATGGTTCATGTGGCGAAAAATGGTAAAGAAGGATTACGAACTTTTTTAGAAAATCAAGATGAAATAGATTTGATTTTGACTGATCTTAATATGCCAGAATTAAGTGGTATTGAGATGATAAAAAAGATTCGTACTCTTGATAATAAAATACCAATTATTTTTGCAACGGCACATTCTGATAGTGAATTTTTAGCAGAAGCTATAAAACTAAGAGTTCAAGAATATATAGTAAAACCAATTGATGTTAGATATTTATTATCTTTATGTAATGACATAGTTAGTAATTTATACCAAGAATCTTTATTAAAACAACAACGAGAAGAGTTAGAAAAATATAAAGAAATAATTAACTCAAATAATATAGTTATAAAAACAGATACCCATTTAAATATTACTTATGTCAACGAATTATTTTGTCAAATTTCAGGATTTGAAAGTGATGATTTAATAGGTAAAGAGCTAAAGTATTTAAAGTACCAAGATATGGCAAGTGATATTTATACAAATTTATATGCAAATATTTTAAATAACAAACCTTGGCAAGGGAAACTTAAAAATATAAAAAAAGATGGAACAGCTTTTACTACAGATGCTTTTGTTATTCCAAATCTTGATGAAACAGGCGAAATGACTGGTGCAATTTCAATTCAAAGAGATATTACTGAAGAATTAAATAAAAAAAGAGAAATTGTATTAGCGTTAATGAAAGAAAAAAGTGATATTTTTATACGAAGCAAAGAGGGAAATTTAGAACAAAATCAGATAATTAATGACCTTAAACATAAGTTAGAAAAAACTCAATTTGAACTAGAACAATCTTTAAAAAATATAGATAAGTATATATATAGTAATGAAAAATTCAGATTAGAAAATAAAAATTTTAAAACAGAATTAGGTTTATATAAAAAAAATACAAATTCAAATGTAGCATTTAAGTTTTCAAAAGAAAATAGTGATTTAAGATTAGAAAATAAAAAAATAAAAGATAAATTGGCTCAACTTGAATTGGATAGCGAAAAACTAATTTCTCAACAAAGAGTAAATTATGAGACTAGAATTGGTGAATTAGAAGATAAAATAAATGACTTAACTGAAAAAATAGATTCTATTCAAACCGATGAAATTTTATTACAAAAATTAGAATATTGGAAAGAAAAAGCAAAACAAGAAACAGTTAAAATTGAAAATCTTGAAAAACAAATAATTGCACATGGAGATAAAAATTTTATGAGTAAAATATTTGGTTAA
- a CDS encoding peptidylprolyl isomerase — MKKILFTLFSFVLLLEAANPIATLETSKGNIKIELRADLAPKAVENFVTHSKNGYYNGLIFHRVIKDFMIQGGDPTGTGAGGESIWGGKFKDEFAPNAVFDKAGILAMANSGPNTNASQFFITTVATYWLNGRHTIFGYVKEGFDVVKKIENVDTNGKYEGNKPLEDVKIISIKIEE, encoded by the coding sequence ATGAAAAAAATATTGTTTACTCTTTTTTCATTTGTTTTACTTTTAGAAGCAGCAAATCCAATTGCTACACTAGAAACTTCAAAAGGAAATATCAAAATTGAGTTAAGAGCTGATTTAGCTCCAAAGGCTGTAGAAAACTTTGTAACGCATTCAAAAAATGGTTATTATAATGGACTTATTTTTCACAGAGTTATCAAAGATTTTATGATTCAAGGTGGAGATCCAACAGGAACTGGTGCGGGTGGTGAGTCTATTTGGGGTGGAAAATTTAAAGATGAGTTTGCTCCAAATGCAGTATTTGATAAAGCAGGAATTTTAGCTATGGCAAATTCAGGTCCAAATACAAATGCTAGTCAATTTTTTATTACAACGGTTGCTACTTACTGGTTAAATGGAAGACATACTATTTTTGGTTACGTTAAAGAAGGTTTTGATGTTGTTAAAAAAATTGAAAATGTAGACACAAATGGAAAATATGAAGGAAATAAACCTTTAGAAGATGTAAAAATTATATCTATAAAAATAGAAGAATAA
- a CDS encoding (2Fe-2S) ferredoxin domain-containing protein, whose translation MEMPSIPQPTFYIFKCEQSSPPGMPKPSCVNENTRDLFNHTAQSLMKTGVMGPVQIIRTSCLGRCQMGPLMLVEPGHFMYSSLSKEKIDKIIDEHILGGNPVEEYLIPSQFWGEAINLVK comes from the coding sequence ATGGAAATGCCAAGTATCCCACAGCCAACATTTTATATATTTAAATGTGAACAATCATCACCTCCTGGAATGCCAAAACCATCATGTGTAAATGAAAATACAAGAGATTTATTTAATCACACAGCTCAAAGTTTAATGAAAACAGGTGTAATGGGACCTGTTCAAATTATAAGAACTTCATGTTTAGGAAGATGTCAAATGGGACCACTAATGTTAGTAGAACCAGGACACTTTATGTATTCTTCTTTGTCTAAGGAAAAAATAGATAAAATAATAGATGAACATATATTAGGTGGAAACCCAGTTGAAGAGTATTTAATACCTTCTCAGTTTTGGGGCGAAGCTATTAATTTAGTAAAATAA
- the panD gene encoding aspartate 1-decarboxylase, translating into MTFDMLYSKIHRATVTDANLNYVGSITIDADLMKASNLRVGQKVDIVNINNGERFQTYVIKGKAGSKDMCLNGAAARKVEIGDKIIVISYASYNESELENYKPTVVLVDEKNNIELITHELVGSDHV; encoded by the coding sequence ATGACATTTGATATGCTATATAGCAAAATTCATAGGGCAACTGTAACTGATGCAAACTTGAATTATGTTGGTTCTATCACTATTGATGCAGATTTAATGAAAGCATCAAATTTAAGAGTTGGACAAAAAGTTGATATTGTAAACATTAATAATGGTGAAAGATTCCAAACTTATGTTATAAAAGGAAAAGCTGGTTCAAAAGATATGTGTCTTAATGGAGCAGCTGCTAGGAAAGTAGAAATTGGTGATAAAATTATTGTTATTTCTTACGCTTCTTACAATGAATCTGAACTTGAAAATTATAAACCAACAGTAGTTTTAGTTGATGAAAAAAATAATATAGAACTAATAACTCATGAACTAGTAGGAAGCGACCATGTTTGA
- a CDS encoding YbaB/EbfC family nucleoid-associated protein, which produces MFDGMDLKNLNLGDMLNQFQNMAQNAKEENASRIFTSKAGGGMIEISINGNSEVIDLKIDDSLLEDKDSLQILLISCMNDVIKQSDENKKMMAMNMMGGLGSFGQK; this is translated from the coding sequence ATGTTTGATGGAATGGATTTAAAAAACTTAAATTTAGGTGATATGTTAAATCAGTTTCAAAATATGGCACAAAATGCTAAAGAAGAAAATGCTTCAAGAATTTTCACATCAAAAGCTGGTGGTGGAATGATTGAAATTTCTATAAATGGAAATTCTGAAGTAATTGATTTAAAAATTGATGATTCACTTCTTGAAGATAAAGATTCATTACAAATTTTATTAATTTCATGCATGAATGATGTAATCAAACAAAGTGATGAAAATAAAAAAATGATGGCTATGAATATGATGGGTGGATTAGGGTCTTTTGGACAAAAATAA
- a CDS encoding polyprenyl synthetase family protein: MEKLLSLFEDYLINNLPTSKTFHPYFEDALADMLKAGGKRFRPMLLLSVVKSNKSLLIPNSLPVALGLEFLHTYSLVHDDLPAMDNADLRRGFQTLHKKYDEVTAILVGDALNTEAFSLISNASLSNDIKVELIKCLSFNGGINGMIIGQAIDCYFENQKLELNQLEFLHIHKTARLIAASLKMGAIICEYDLLTQEKLYNFGIDLGLLFQIQDDIIDETCTSLEAGKTTKNDGSKNSFVNLLGLAGAIKSADELALKCINTLNIFDSNLKESLEELLLKYINRHK; this comes from the coding sequence ATGGAAAAACTACTATCTTTATTTGAAGATTATTTAATAAATAATCTTCCTACTTCAAAAACTTTCCATCCATATTTCGAAGATGCCCTTGCCGATATGTTAAAAGCTGGTGGGAAGAGATTTCGACCAATGCTTTTATTGAGTGTTGTAAAATCTAACAAAAGTCTTTTGATTCCAAACTCTTTACCTGTTGCTTTAGGTTTAGAGTTTTTACATACTTATTCACTTGTTCATGATGATTTACCAGCTATGGATAATGCTGATTTAAGAAGAGGATTTCAAACTTTACACAAAAAGTATGATGAAGTTACTGCTATTTTAGTTGGTGATGCTTTAAATACTGAAGCTTTTTCTTTAATTTCAAATGCATCTTTATCAAATGATATAAAAGTTGAGTTAATTAAGTGTTTAAGCTTCAATGGTGGAATTAATGGTATGATAATTGGTCAAGCAATTGATTGTTATTTTGAAAATCAAAAATTAGAATTAAATCAATTGGAGTTTTTACATATTCATAAAACTGCAAGATTAATAGCTGCAAGTCTAAAAATGGGTGCAATTATTTGTGAATATGATTTATTAACTCAAGAAAAACTTTACAATTTTGGAATTGATTTAGGGCTATTATTTCAAATTCAAGATGATATTATTGATGAAACTTGTACTTCTTTGGAAGCTGGAAAAACTACAAAAAATGATGGAAGTAAAAACTCTTTTGTAAATTTATTAGGATTAGCTGGTGCAATTAAAAGTGCAGATGAATTAGCTTTAAAATGTATCAATACACTTAATATTTTTGATTCAAATTTAAAAGAGTCTTTAGAAGAACTTCTTTTGAAATATATAAATAGACATAAATAA
- the groES gene encoding co-chaperone GroES, which produces MNFKPLGERVLVKRTEVENKTASGIYIPDNAKEKPHTAEVVAIGNKVEDVKVGDTIVFEQFRGTEFKLDGQEYLILNIENVIGVM; this is translated from the coding sequence ATGAATTTTAAACCACTAGGTGAGAGAGTTCTTGTAAAAAGAACAGAAGTTGAAAATAAAACTGCAAGTGGAATCTATATTCCAGATAACGCAAAGGAAAAACCTCATACAGCGGAAGTTGTTGCAATTGGTAATAAAGTTGAAGATGTAAAAGTTGGAGATACAATTGTTTTCGAACAATTTAGAGGAACTGAATTTAAGCTTGATGGACAAGAGTACTTAATTTTAAATATTGAAAACGTTATAGGAGTTATGTAA
- the groL gene encoding chaperonin GroEL (60 kDa chaperone family; promotes refolding of misfolded polypeptides especially under stressful conditions; forms two stacked rings of heptamers to form a barrel-shaped 14mer; ends can be capped by GroES; misfolded proteins enter the barrel where they are refolded when GroES binds), whose translation MAKEILFSDNARNRLYAGVEKLADAVKVTMGPRGRNVLLQKSFGAPTITKDGVSVAREIELKDTIENMGAQLVKEVASRTADEAGDGTTTATILAHSIFKEGLRNVTAGANPIILKRGMDKATEAILAELKKASRVVANKTEIEQVATISANSDKAIGAMIAEAMDKVGKDGVITVEEAKGISDELDVVEGMQFDRGYLSPYFVTNAEKMIGEFNNPFILLYEKKISSLKEMLPILESVNQSGRPLVIIAEDVDGEALATLVVNRLRGSLNIAAVKAPGFGDRRKAMLEDIAVLTGGTVISEEMGMKLETAEFSCLGTATKVVIDKDNTTIVDGSGDKERVKSRIGQIKAEISNTTSEYDKEKLQERLAKLSGGVAVIKVGAASETEMKEKKDRVDDALSATRAAVEEGIVIGGGAALIRAAAKVKLELEGDEAIGAAIIFRAIKAPLKQIATNAGYDAGVVANEVEKSTNENLGFNAATGEYVDMFEAGIVDPAKVERVAMQNAVSVASLLLTTEATVTDIKEDKPSMPSMPDMGMGGMPGMM comes from the coding sequence ATGGCAAAAGAAATTTTATTTAGTGATAACGCAAGAAATAGATTATATGCAGGTGTTGAAAAATTAGCAGATGCAGTAAAAGTTACAATGGGACCAAGAGGTAGAAACGTATTATTACAAAAATCTTTTGGAGCACCAACAATCACAAAAGATGGTGTTTCAGTTGCTCGTGAAATCGAATTAAAAGATACGATAGAAAATATGGGAGCTCAACTTGTAAAAGAAGTAGCTTCAAGAACTGCTGATGAAGCAGGAGATGGAACTACAACTGCTACTATTTTAGCTCACTCAATTTTCAAAGAGGGATTAAGAAATGTAACAGCAGGAGCAAACCCAATTATCTTAAAAAGAGGTATGGACAAAGCAACTGAAGCAATTTTAGCTGAACTAAAAAAAGCTTCAAGAGTTGTTGCTAATAAAACTGAAATTGAGCAAGTAGCTACAATTTCTGCTAACTCTGATAAAGCAATTGGAGCTATGATTGCTGAAGCTATGGATAAAGTTGGAAAAGATGGTGTTATCACTGTTGAAGAAGCAAAAGGTATCTCTGATGAACTAGATGTTGTTGAAGGTATGCAGTTTGATAGAGGATATTTATCTCCATATTTTGTAACAAATGCTGAAAAAATGATTGGTGAATTTAACAATCCATTTATTTTATTATACGAGAAAAAAATCTCTTCATTAAAAGAGATGTTACCAATTTTAGAATCAGTTAATCAATCTGGACGTCCATTAGTAATTATTGCAGAAGATGTTGATGGTGAAGCATTAGCAACTTTAGTTGTAAATAGATTAAGAGGTTCTTTAAATATTGCAGCTGTTAAAGCTCCAGGATTTGGTGATAGAAGAAAAGCTATGCTTGAAGATATTGCTGTATTAACTGGTGGAACTGTAATTTCTGAAGAAATGGGAATGAAACTTGAAACTGCTGAATTTTCTTGTTTAGGAACTGCTACTAAAGTTGTAATTGATAAAGATAACACAACTATCGTTGATGGAAGTGGAGATAAAGAAAGAGTAAAATCTAGAATTGGACAAATCAAAGCAGAAATTTCAAATACAACTTCTGAATATGACAAAGAAAAATTACAAGAAAGACTTGCAAAATTAAGTGGAGGAGTAGCTGTTATTAAAGTTGGAGCTGCATCTGAGACTGAAATGAAAGAGAAAAAAGATAGAGTTGATGATGCATTAAGTGCAACACGAGCTGCTGTTGAAGAAGGAATTGTAATTGGTGGAGGAGCTGCATTAATCAGAGCTGCTGCTAAAGTTAAACTAGAACTTGAAGGTGATGAAGCAATTGGTGCTGCAATCATTTTTAGAGCTATTAAAGCACCTTTAAAACAAATTGCTACAAATGCTGGATATGATGCTGGTGTTGTTGCAAATGAAGTTGAAAAATCTACTAATGAAAATTTAGGATTTAATGCTGCAACTGGTGAATATGTTGATATGTTTGAAGCTGGAATCGTGGATCCTGCAAAAGTTGAAAGAGTTGCTATGCAAAATGCTGTTTCAGTAGCATCACTTTTATTAACTACAGAAGCTACAGTTACAGATATTAAAGAAGATAAACCTTCAATGCCATCAATGCCTGATATGGGTATGGGTGGAATGCCAGGTATGATGTAG
- a CDS encoding HD-GYP domain-containing protein, which produces MTLSLNKFLFSISFALDLAENEIKCTSSKHSKRVAYICVKIADIMGLSDEEKFDLCSYSLLHDNGLIESYCNFNNQYENSGSEDYFNMINFSDHCVIGENNIKDFHFLTFQKNVILYHHENFDGSGLFGKKADEIPLFSQLISFADILDTDFDLTNICYEKKEQITDFVIKNEGKLFSSNIVNAYKKLSDSFLFWGDLEYFDEVNPLERILPDFSIEISFENFLLITKIFSKIIDGKSKFTAKHSVDLEQKSLKVVEYFGLDEETKLKIQIASNLHDIGKLGTPNSILDKEDSLTKNELFEIKKHAYLTHTILSKIDNFSDITKWASSHHERLDGTGYPFGLTKNELGLEERIVSCLDFYQALVEDRPYRKSMSHCEAITLLRKNLSNFDIDAEIIDVIDIVFR; this is translated from the coding sequence ATGACTTTAAGCCTAAATAAATTTTTGTTTTCTATATCCTTTGCATTAGATTTAGCGGAGAATGAAATAAAATGTACTTCTTCAAAACATAGTAAAAGAGTAGCTTATATTTGTGTTAAAATAGCTGATATTATGGGATTAAGTGACGAGGAAAAGTTTGATTTGTGTTCATACTCTTTATTACATGATAATGGATTAATAGAGAGTTATTGTAACTTTAATAATCAGTATGAAAATAGTGGATCAGAAGATTATTTTAATATGATAAATTTCTCTGATCACTGTGTAATTGGAGAAAATAATATTAAAGATTTTCATTTTCTAACTTTTCAAAAGAATGTAATTTTATATCATCATGAAAATTTTGATGGTTCAGGTCTTTTTGGGAAAAAAGCAGATGAAATTCCTCTTTTTTCACAGCTAATATCCTTTGCTGATATTTTGGATACGGATTTTGATTTAACTAATATTTGTTATGAAAAAAAAGAGCAAATAACAGATTTTGTAATAAAAAATGAAGGAAAACTTTTTTCAAGTAATATTGTAAATGCATACAAAAAATTATCTGATTCTTTCTTATTTTGGGGAGACTTAGAATATTTTGATGAAGTAAATCCATTAGAAAGAATATTACCAGATTTTAGTATTGAAATTTCATTTGAAAATTTTCTATTAATTACAAAGATTTTTTCAAAAATAATAGATGGAAAATCAAAATTTACAGCAAAACATTCTGTGGATTTAGAACAAAAATCTTTAAAAGTAGTAGAATATTTTGGTTTAGATGAAGAAACAAAATTAAAAATCCAAATAGCTTCAAATTTACATGATATTGGAAAACTAGGAACGCCAAATTCTATTTTAGATAAAGAAGATAGTTTAACAAAAAACGAATTATTTGAAATAAAAAAACATGCTTATTTAACTCACACAATTTTGAGTAAAATTGATAATTTTAGTGATATAACAAAATGGGCATCTTCTCACCATGAAAGATTAGATGGAACAGGATATCCTTTTGGTTTGACTAAAAATGAATTAGGATTAGAAGAAAGAATCGTATCTTGCTTGGACTTTTATCAGGCTTTAGTTGAAGATAGACCTTATAGAAAATCTATGTCCCATTGCGAAGCAATAACTTTATTAAGAAAGAACCTGAGTAATTTTGATATAGATGCTGAAATAATAGACGTAATAGATATTGTATTTAGATGA